From Pandoraea vervacti, the proteins below share one genomic window:
- a CDS encoding phosphatidylserine decarboxylase family protein, protein MTSIARSATHPAATPSSRRRLGAWITENETAIADLRAEFVRRARHRSITEPLSPAVGRLRACIVDDPVRRMDLNRAIEQALDDGHRLGFEDIDTLIHTLDFVVTTAPAFDHKSLIVCPVNALLDWLMCMPSGYAFFRDPEFNRCMRDVLTQWCQFLSGPESRTFLNTRAPDGWLSAAAQARLKLHEFEVDLSQPFGGFDSWNAFFTRRFKPDARPIDAPHDTRVVVNACESTPYHVRRDVRMRDSFWIKAQPYSLIDMFGASHKALAAPFAGGLVYQAYLSAYDYHRWHAPIDGTIVAAYRLPGTYFSETESEGDDQAGLNDSQGYLTATATRAVVVIRADDPAIGTLGCLFVGMGDVSSCVLQVQRERRVRKGDPLGHFQYGGSTYCLVFEPGVVQSLTVDEDRLPGDKPVKVNAAIATIG, encoded by the coding sequence ATGACGTCAATCGCCCGTTCCGCAACGCATCCCGCTGCAACGCCGTCGTCCCGTCGTCGCCTTGGCGCATGGATTACCGAAAACGAAACGGCCATCGCCGACCTGCGCGCCGAGTTCGTTCGACGCGCCCGCCACCGCAGCATCACGGAGCCATTGAGTCCCGCTGTCGGTCGCTTGCGAGCCTGCATCGTGGACGACCCCGTACGCCGCATGGATCTTAACCGGGCCATCGAGCAAGCGCTGGACGACGGACATCGACTCGGCTTCGAGGATATCGACACGCTCATCCACACCCTCGATTTCGTCGTGACCACGGCGCCGGCGTTCGACCACAAGAGTCTGATCGTCTGCCCGGTCAACGCGTTGCTCGACTGGCTGATGTGCATGCCGTCGGGCTACGCGTTCTTTCGCGACCCGGAATTCAACCGCTGCATGCGCGACGTGCTCACGCAGTGGTGTCAATTCTTGAGCGGCCCCGAGTCACGCACGTTTCTCAACACGCGCGCGCCGGACGGCTGGCTGAGCGCCGCCGCGCAGGCGCGTCTGAAGCTCCACGAGTTCGAGGTCGACCTGTCACAGCCGTTCGGCGGCTTCGATTCATGGAACGCCTTCTTCACTCGACGCTTCAAGCCGGACGCCCGCCCGATTGACGCGCCGCACGACACGCGCGTCGTCGTGAATGCCTGCGAGAGCACGCCCTACCACGTCCGGCGCGACGTGCGCATGCGTGACAGCTTCTGGATCAAAGCGCAGCCCTACTCGCTGATCGACATGTTCGGGGCATCGCACAAGGCGTTGGCGGCGCCCTTCGCAGGGGGACTGGTGTATCAGGCGTATCTGAGCGCGTACGACTACCACCGCTGGCATGCGCCCATCGACGGGACGATCGTCGCGGCGTACCGGCTGCCCGGCACGTACTTTTCGGAAACGGAATCGGAGGGAGACGATCAGGCGGGGCTCAACGACTCGCAAGGCTATTTGACGGCAACCGCGACACGCGCCGTCGTCGTCATCCGGGCGGATGACCCCGCCATCGGTACGTTGGGATGCCTGTTCGTCGGGATGGGAGACGTGTCCTCTTGCGTGCTTCAGGTGCAGCGAGAGCGCCGCGTGAGAAAAGGCGATCCGCTGGGACACTTCCAATACGGCGGCTCGACCTACTGTCTGGTGTTCGAACCGGGGGTGGTGCAGTCGCTGACGGTCGATGAGGACAGGTTGCCTGGCGACAAGCCCGTCAAGGTCAATGCCGCCATTGCGACGATCGGATGA
- a CDS encoding LysR substrate-binding domain-containing protein, with the protein MSDRSGANILGLSLEIDLLRSFAAIAQAGSLSRAAQRIARTQSALSQQMKRLEEIVDQPLLQRTGRGVVLTGPGERLLGHAQRILRAHDEALADMSGRGLAGTIRFGCPDDYAAAFLPHLLREFAVAHPQALVEVICEPTPRLLEQLSRHAIDLALISVPEGVDERSVIRREPLVWIANPGLDAVLSDADEPLPLALSDPDTLDHIAACEALAKAGRAYRVAYASSNLAGLTALARSGQALAVMTQTAVPADLRIVTGDTLPTLPSVGITVKFDRARPAHLSVAFAEHIRQTLAVI; encoded by the coding sequence ATGAGCGATAGAAGCGGAGCTAATATCTTGGGCTTGTCTCTGGAAATCGATTTGCTGCGCTCGTTCGCGGCGATTGCGCAGGCGGGGTCGTTAAGCCGGGCGGCGCAACGCATTGCCCGAACGCAATCGGCGCTGAGCCAGCAGATGAAGCGTCTGGAAGAGATCGTGGACCAGCCGTTGCTCCAGCGCACCGGGCGTGGGGTAGTGCTGACCGGGCCGGGCGAACGTCTGCTCGGACACGCGCAGCGCATACTGCGCGCGCACGATGAAGCGCTGGCCGACATGTCGGGGCGTGGCCTGGCCGGGACGATCCGGTTCGGCTGCCCGGACGATTACGCGGCGGCGTTTCTTCCTCATCTGCTGCGGGAGTTTGCCGTGGCGCACCCGCAAGCGCTGGTGGAGGTCATTTGCGAGCCGACGCCGCGCCTGCTCGAACAGCTCTCCCGGCATGCCATCGACCTGGCGTTGATCTCTGTGCCGGAAGGGGTGGACGAGCGTAGCGTAATCCGTCGTGAACCGCTCGTGTGGATCGCAAACCCGGGGCTCGACGCTGTGTTGTCCGACGCTGACGAACCGTTGCCGCTCGCGCTCTCGGACCCGGATACGCTGGACCATATCGCCGCCTGCGAGGCCCTGGCGAAAGCGGGACGCGCCTACCGCGTTGCGTATGCGAGCAGCAACCTTGCCGGACTGACGGCCCTGGCCCGTTCCGGTCAGGCGCTGGCCGTGATGACGCAAACGGCAGTGCCGGCGGATTTACGCATTGTTACAGGTGATACCTTGCCGACGTTGCCGTCCGTCGGAATTACGGTAAAGTTCGATCGCGCCCGTCCGGCGCACTTGAGCGTGGCGTTCGCCGAGCATATCCGGCAGACGCTGGCGGTGATCTAG
- a CDS encoding aspartate aminotransferase family protein, whose product MSKNQDADFWRNARQHLIRYGGTFEPMIVERAQGSFVYDADGRAILDFTSGQMSAVLGHCHPEIVSVVTESIGKLDHLFSGMLSRPVVDLATRLAEVTPEGLDRVMLLSTGAESNEAAIRMAKLVTGKYEVVGFAQSWHGMTGAAASATYSAGRKGVGPASVGSFAIPAPFTYRPRFGPAGQYDYLAELDYAFDLIDRQSSGNLAAFIAEPILSSGGIIELPPGYLAALKRKCEERGMLLILDEAQTGIGRTGTMFAFERDGVTPDILTLSKTLGAGLPLAAIVTSAQIEERAHERGYLFYTTHVSDPLPAAVGLRVLDVVARDNLVARANVMGERLRNGLLGLMERFECVGDVRGRGLLLGMEIVTERRTKAPAEALGARITRECMNLGLSMNIVQLPGMGGVFRIAPPLTVSESEIDLGLSLLGQAIERSL is encoded by the coding sequence GTGTCCAAGAACCAAGACGCCGACTTCTGGCGCAACGCCCGCCAGCATCTGATCCGCTACGGCGGCACCTTCGAACCGATGATCGTCGAGCGGGCGCAGGGCAGTTTCGTATATGACGCCGACGGACGTGCGATTCTCGATTTCACCTCAGGTCAGATGAGCGCGGTGCTCGGGCATTGCCACCCCGAGATCGTCTCGGTCGTCACCGAATCCATCGGCAAGCTCGATCATCTGTTTAGCGGCATGCTCTCGCGCCCTGTCGTGGATCTCGCGACACGACTGGCGGAAGTTACGCCCGAAGGGCTCGATCGAGTGATGTTGCTGAGCACGGGGGCCGAGTCGAACGAAGCTGCCATCCGGATGGCCAAGCTCGTCACAGGCAAGTACGAAGTCGTCGGCTTCGCGCAATCATGGCACGGCATGACCGGCGCGGCGGCGTCCGCAACATACAGCGCCGGGCGCAAGGGCGTTGGCCCGGCATCCGTCGGATCCTTCGCCATTCCCGCCCCGTTCACGTACCGTCCGCGTTTCGGTCCCGCAGGTCAGTATGACTATCTGGCGGAACTGGACTACGCGTTCGATCTTATCGATCGGCAGTCCAGCGGTAATCTGGCCGCCTTCATTGCCGAGCCGATTCTCAGCTCGGGCGGCATCATCGAACTGCCGCCCGGGTACCTTGCCGCCCTCAAGCGCAAATGCGAGGAGCGCGGCATGCTGCTGATTCTGGACGAAGCGCAGACCGGCATCGGGCGCACCGGCACGATGTTCGCCTTCGAGCGCGACGGCGTGACGCCCGATATCCTCACGCTCTCGAAAACCCTCGGTGCCGGGCTACCGCTGGCCGCCATCGTCACGTCGGCGCAAATCGAGGAACGCGCGCACGAACGTGGCTATCTCTTCTACACCACGCACGTTTCCGATCCACTGCCCGCCGCCGTCGGCCTGCGCGTGCTGGATGTCGTCGCGCGCGATAACCTCGTCGCGCGCGCGAACGTGATGGGCGAGCGCCTGCGCAACGGCCTGCTAGGACTGATGGAGCGCTTCGAATGCGTAGGGGACGTGCGCGGACGCGGTTTGCTGCTCGGCATGGAGATCGTGACCGAGCGTCGCACCAAGGCGCCGGCAGAGGCGCTCGGCGCCAGGATCACGCGCGAATGCATGAACCTCGGCCTGAGCATGAACATCGTGCAACTGCCCGGCATGGGCGGTGTGTTCCGCATTGCCCCGCCACTCACGGTCAGCGAGTCGGAAATCGATCTGGGCCTGTCGTTGCTGGGACAGGCCATCGAGCGGTCGCTGTAG
- a CDS encoding alpha/beta hydrolase: MISSGGYVFEMFRQYGMGLTRQVPKLAAGVMAAVALAGAPAHASEVVSSEVYSKNLSRPLTYNVYLPTGYETSSKTTYPVLYLLHGNDGVKNDWVVKGHMQSTMDRLIGHGDIPPAIVIMPDANTNWYVDLKERMETAFFSELIPHVEKTYRTIKTRDGRLIGGLSMGGYGAMRYALKYPEKFKAAALLSPAIYNPEPPKDSSARFVKVFAEPNANGEYSARVWQQNNYPAYFDEFLKKGIKVPMYINSGDDDDFNIEMEATRFYELLRANKQPAELRIVDGKHEWSVWSSTLADALKYIFRDVQRPQRND; this comes from the coding sequence ATGATCTCATCAGGAGGGTATGTGTTCGAAATGTTCCGTCAATACGGTATGGGTCTGACCCGGCAGGTGCCGAAACTGGCCGCTGGGGTCATGGCGGCAGTGGCACTGGCCGGAGCGCCCGCTCACGCCAGCGAGGTGGTGTCGAGCGAGGTCTACAGCAAGAATTTGTCGCGCCCGCTGACCTACAACGTGTATCTCCCGACGGGGTACGAGACCAGCAGCAAGACCACCTATCCGGTGCTGTATCTGCTCCATGGCAACGACGGCGTGAAGAACGACTGGGTGGTCAAGGGACACATGCAGTCCACCATGGACAGGCTGATCGGCCACGGCGACATTCCGCCGGCCATCGTGATCATGCCCGACGCCAATACCAATTGGTACGTCGACCTGAAGGAACGCATGGAAACCGCGTTCTTCAGCGAGCTGATCCCGCATGTCGAGAAAACGTATCGCACGATCAAGACCCGCGACGGGCGTCTGATCGGCGGTCTGTCGATGGGGGGCTACGGCGCGATGCGCTACGCGCTCAAGTATCCGGAAAAGTTCAAGGCAGCGGCGCTGCTCAGCCCCGCCATCTACAATCCGGAACCGCCCAAGGATTCGTCGGCCCGTTTCGTGAAGGTGTTCGCGGAGCCGAATGCTAACGGCGAGTACAGCGCACGTGTCTGGCAGCAGAACAACTATCCGGCGTACTTCGACGAATTCCTGAAAAAGGGCATCAAGGTGCCGATGTACATCAATTCGGGCGACGACGACGATTTCAACATCGAAATGGAAGCGACGCGCTTCTACGAGTTGCTGCGTGCGAACAAGCAACCTGCCGAGTTGCGCATCGTCGACGGCAAGCATGAGTGGTCGGTCTGGTCCAGCACGCTCGCGGACGCGTTGAAGTACATCTTCCGCGACGTTCAGCGCCCGCAGCGAAACGACTGA
- a CDS encoding glycosyltransferase family 39 protein: MQKHDASSAPAFATTRRPTSARAILLRAAAAVQYSPSLYVAIYALVWTLVSATLDPTVPFDAVEAFNWARNAQWGTPKNPWLVGFSMWPALGLRPETLALYWYASHFAAVAIGMLGVWHLAQRLSGNTRLAWLAMLSLHLSGAINIDILPYNDNYLLVMLWPWMLWLFVRAMCDSPRFWPAFGTVAGLAAMTKYSTFALLGAILIITLWTPCTRRPYRQPAFLLGVAIFVALVAPNVLWLASHDFAAFRWVDDQIHQRLNLRGLRGALAAFYPVITLAVVMHLAGIRFKAPPLPVWLSACVVLPPLLPILVYFTVHEGGRISEWLQPFAVPLPALLVACAAPQTARRAWRISRWLPAVGLMVLVGYTMALSMNLRNAGQKFAGIKAASVTLEQRWQARYQTPLAFVGHDHLASWLTFYAPSNPRLLARWSATQRPTIYTRDLDESEVRARGALLLGRPGRSCRDTNFSRTLALWPTLSIEAQETVPFAYHGGTSPIALCVAYIAPQR; the protein is encoded by the coding sequence ATGCAAAAACACGACGCTTCCTCCGCTCCCGCTTTCGCCACCACTCGGCGCCCCACCTCCGCTCGGGCCATCCTCCTGCGCGCGGCGGCTGCCGTTCAATATTCGCCGTCGCTCTATGTCGCGATCTACGCGCTCGTGTGGACGCTCGTGAGCGCGACGCTCGACCCCACCGTCCCGTTCGACGCCGTCGAGGCCTTCAACTGGGCGCGTAATGCGCAATGGGGAACGCCGAAGAACCCATGGCTGGTCGGCTTTTCGATGTGGCCTGCGCTTGGACTGCGCCCCGAAACGCTGGCGCTCTATTGGTACGCATCGCACTTCGCTGCCGTCGCGATCGGCATGCTGGGTGTGTGGCACCTTGCCCAACGCCTCTCGGGCAACACGCGTCTCGCCTGGCTGGCCATGCTGAGCCTGCATCTGAGCGGCGCGATCAACATCGACATCCTGCCGTACAACGACAATTACCTGCTGGTCATGCTCTGGCCCTGGATGCTCTGGCTGTTCGTGCGCGCGATGTGCGACTCGCCGCGATTCTGGCCGGCGTTCGGGACCGTGGCCGGGTTGGCCGCCATGACCAAGTATTCGACGTTCGCCTTGCTCGGGGCGATTCTCATCATTACGTTATGGACCCCGTGCACGCGCCGCCCCTATCGACAGCCCGCCTTCCTGCTGGGAGTCGCAATCTTCGTCGCGCTCGTCGCCCCCAACGTGCTTTGGCTGGCGTCCCATGACTTTGCGGCTTTCCGATGGGTAGACGATCAGATCCATCAGCGACTGAACCTGCGAGGCCTGCGGGGCGCCCTTGCCGCGTTCTATCCGGTGATCACGCTCGCCGTCGTGATGCATCTGGCCGGCATCCGATTCAAGGCGCCGCCGTTGCCCGTGTGGCTATCGGCCTGCGTCGTGCTGCCTCCTCTGCTTCCGATCCTCGTGTACTTCACGGTCCATGAGGGCGGACGCATCTCCGAATGGCTGCAACCGTTCGCCGTTCCGCTGCCCGCACTCCTGGTCGCCTGCGCCGCCCCGCAGACGGCCAGGCGCGCCTGGCGAATTTCCCGCTGGCTGCCAGCCGTCGGCCTGATGGTACTGGTCGGTTACACCATGGCGCTCAGCATGAACCTGCGCAACGCCGGGCAAAAGTTTGCCGGCATCAAGGCCGCCAGCGTCACGCTCGAGCAACGATGGCAGGCACGCTACCAGACGCCGCTGGCTTTCGTGGGGCACGACCACCTGGCCAGCTGGCTGACCTTCTATGCGCCGAGCAACCCGCGCCTGCTCGCACGCTGGTCGGCAACGCAGCGCCCGACCATCTACACGCGCGATCTGGACGAATCCGAGGTGCGCGCCCGCGGCGCACTCCTGCTCGGGCGGCCCGGCCGGTCTTGCCGCGACACAAACTTCTCGCGCACGTTGGCTTTGTGGCCGACGCTGAGCATCGAGGCTCAGGAAACCGTGCCATTTGCCTATCACGGCGGCACATCGCCCATTGCACTTTGCGTCGCATACATCGCACCGCAACGCTGA
- a CDS encoding aliphatic sulfonate ABC transporter substrate-binding protein — MKPLNSRSRRHFLGALGAGAASVALPSLSARAAYEPGKFRIGYQKAASTLVLAKANGSLEARLRPLGVELTWAEFAAGPQLLEALNVGAIDFGYVGEAPPVFAQAAGADFVYSAYEIPTPLAEGVVVAKQSAIHTVADLRGKRVAFNKGSDVHWFLVALLRKHGLDYGDISPVFLAPADARAALERGAVDAWAIWEPFLTAVLEQSPVRLLANAEGAADHHQFFLSQRAFAEKRGDVVKATLESLGQTGQQIRANYAAAAAQLAPIQGLDAKIIEKGLRHYAHIYKPVSEPVLAAQQKIADTFLQLRLIPKQIRVADATLRQPLA, encoded by the coding sequence ATGAAACCGCTCAACTCACGCTCACGTCGTCACTTCCTCGGCGCGCTCGGCGCAGGCGCCGCTTCGGTCGCGCTGCCCTCGCTGTCTGCCAGGGCGGCATACGAGCCGGGCAAATTCCGCATCGGCTATCAGAAGGCCGCAAGCACGCTGGTACTCGCCAAGGCAAACGGCTCGCTCGAAGCCCGCCTGCGCCCACTCGGCGTCGAACTCACATGGGCCGAGTTTGCCGCCGGGCCGCAATTGCTCGAAGCGCTCAATGTCGGCGCCATCGACTTCGGCTACGTGGGCGAAGCGCCCCCCGTGTTCGCGCAAGCCGCCGGTGCCGACTTCGTCTACAGCGCCTACGAAATTCCGACGCCGCTCGCCGAGGGCGTCGTCGTGGCAAAGCAGTCGGCCATCCACACGGTCGCCGACCTGCGGGGCAAGCGCGTTGCCTTCAACAAGGGCTCAGACGTCCATTGGTTCCTCGTTGCATTGCTGCGCAAACACGGGCTGGATTACGGCGACATCAGCCCCGTGTTCCTCGCGCCGGCCGACGCACGCGCCGCGCTTGAACGGGGGGCGGTCGACGCATGGGCGATCTGGGAGCCGTTCCTCACCGCCGTCCTGGAACAAAGTCCTGTGCGCCTGCTCGCGAACGCCGAGGGGGCCGCCGACCATCATCAGTTCTTCCTGAGCCAGCGCGCGTTCGCGGAAAAACGGGGGGACGTCGTGAAGGCCACGCTCGAATCGCTGGGCCAGACCGGGCAGCAAATCCGCGCGAACTACGCGGCGGCAGCGGCGCAGCTCGCCCCCATTCAGGGTCTCGATGCGAAGATCATCGAGAAAGGCCTGCGCCACTACGCGCATATCTACAAGCCCGTGTCGGAGCCCGTGCTGGCCGCCCAACAGAAAATCGCAGATACGTTCCTGCAACTGCGACTGATTCCGAAACAGATTCGCGTGGCCGACGCCACGCTGCGCCAGCCGCTCGCCTGA
- a CDS encoding MFS transporter, translating into MSPPSPSDAGTGAGDTTVGYAERNRPYWQRNLAICVFGSFTTLAGLSMLLPFLPLYVKQLGVAPESAVIQWSGVAFSATFLGTAATAPIWGHLADRFGRRPMLIRAAVGMVIVTSLIGIAHNVYQLVALRLLTGLIGGYASASTVMIGTQAPRERAGWALGVLSTGALAGNLTGPLIGGLLPPLIGIRGTFFACAGMISITALLTIFGVREAFDRARDGKRRTATNGDARMPKARAGIIAAILFTGMMVLLANMSIEPIITVYISQLGVDGPHLTRVAGVVMASSALGSMLSAAKLGALADRIGSWRVIVGCLIATALVMAPQAFVTEWWQLAALRVLMGMTLAGLLPAIGKLARHAVHERSTGKLLGYLQSAQFSGQVIGPIIGGQVAVMFGLPAVFFMTSILLILCSVLANRARIVSARLDPRPIQPT; encoded by the coding sequence GTGAGCCCACCGTCTCCCTCAGACGCCGGCACCGGTGCCGGCGACACGACTGTCGGCTATGCCGAGCGCAACCGTCCGTACTGGCAGCGCAATCTTGCGATCTGCGTATTCGGTTCGTTCACCACGCTGGCGGGCCTGAGCATGTTGCTGCCGTTCCTGCCGCTTTACGTCAAACAGTTGGGGGTCGCGCCCGAGTCGGCCGTCATTCAGTGGTCGGGGGTAGCCTTCAGCGCAACGTTTCTCGGCACCGCCGCGACTGCGCCAATCTGGGGTCATCTGGCCGACCGCTTCGGGCGTCGCCCGATGCTCATCCGGGCCGCCGTGGGCATGGTGATCGTGACGTCGCTCATCGGCATTGCCCACAATGTCTATCAGCTCGTGGCGCTGCGTCTGCTCACCGGCCTGATCGGCGGTTACGCCTCGGCCTCGACCGTCATGATCGGCACGCAAGCACCGCGCGAGCGCGCGGGATGGGCGCTGGGCGTGTTGTCGACCGGCGCCCTCGCAGGCAATCTGACTGGACCACTGATCGGTGGCCTGCTTCCGCCGTTGATCGGCATTCGCGGCACCTTCTTCGCCTGTGCCGGCATGATCTCGATCACCGCCCTGCTGACGATTTTCGGTGTGCGCGAAGCATTCGACCGCGCACGCGACGGCAAACGTCGCACTGCGACAAACGGCGACGCGCGCATGCCGAAGGCACGGGCCGGCATCATTGCGGCGATATTGTTCACCGGCATGATGGTGCTGCTCGCCAACATGTCCATCGAGCCGATCATTACCGTCTACATCAGCCAGTTGGGCGTCGATGGCCCCCATCTCACGCGCGTGGCGGGTGTGGTCATGGCGAGTTCCGCGCTGGGCAGCATGCTGAGCGCGGCGAAGTTGGGTGCGCTGGCCGATCGCATCGGCAGTTGGCGCGTGATCGTCGGTTGTCTGATCGCAACGGCGTTGGTGATGGCGCCGCAAGCGTTCGTGACCGAATGGTGGCAGTTGGCAGCATTGCGCGTATTGATGGGCATGACGCTGGCCGGCCTGCTGCCTGCCATCGGCAAGCTGGCGCGGCATGCCGTTCATGAGCGCAGCACCGGCAAGCTGCTCGGCTATCTCCAGTCGGCGCAGTTCAGTGGGCAAGTCATTGGGCCCATCATCGGCGGTCAGGTCGCCGTGATGTTCGGCCTGCCGGCCGTCTTCTTCATGACGTCCATCCTCCTGATCCTGTGCAGCGTGCTCGCGAACCGCGCCCGCATCGTCAGCGCTCGGCTCGACCCTCGACCCATTCAGCCTACCTGA
- a CDS encoding LysR family transcriptional regulator, whose translation MIQIEDLRLIEALSLSPSLSAAARMLNVTPPALSARLRKLEATLGLALATRTSRQLSLTAEGERLAREGSALLAQLDALPESFRREDNRLTGSLRIAAPFGYGRHHVAPVLARFGLLHPALNLQLDLRETPWPDKHDSDAVIHVGAVRDSSWIARPLAPNDRWLCASPAYLQRHGVPADPHALLQHRCICIRENDEDASLWRFRRRAKASAAAGKRTITRDSVRVVAAYTTNDGSVAREWAEQGLGLVLRSEWDTREAVAAGRLVRVLADWDFDSAPVTLLVPTRRGRTARLQALMAFVEDALAASPPARRARAQVG comes from the coding sequence ATGATCCAGATCGAAGATCTGCGCCTGATCGAGGCGCTTTCGCTATCGCCATCGCTCAGCGCCGCTGCGCGCATGCTCAACGTGACGCCGCCTGCGCTCTCGGCCCGCTTGCGCAAGCTCGAGGCCACGTTGGGGCTGGCGCTGGCCACGCGCACCTCCCGGCAACTCAGCCTCACGGCCGAGGGCGAGCGGCTGGCGCGCGAAGGCTCGGCATTGCTCGCGCAACTCGATGCGCTACCTGAGTCGTTCCGACGCGAAGACAACCGTCTGACGGGTTCCCTGCGAATTGCCGCGCCGTTCGGCTATGGCCGGCATCATGTGGCGCCGGTGCTGGCGCGCTTCGGTCTACTGCATCCGGCGCTGAACCTTCAACTGGACCTGCGCGAGACGCCCTGGCCGGACAAACACGATTCGGATGCCGTCATTCACGTGGGTGCGGTCAGAGACTCGTCGTGGATCGCACGGCCATTGGCGCCGAACGATCGCTGGCTGTGCGCCAGTCCCGCCTACTTGCAGCGACACGGCGTGCCCGCCGATCCGCACGCGCTGTTGCAGCACCGCTGTATTTGCATTCGGGAGAACGACGAAGACGCATCGTTGTGGCGATTCCGGCGGCGCGCAAAGGCAAGCGCAGCAGCAGGCAAACGGACGATAACGCGCGACAGCGTGCGTGTCGTCGCGGCCTACACGACGAACGACGGCAGTGTGGCGCGCGAGTGGGCCGAGCAGGGACTGGGTCTGGTGTTGCGCTCCGAATGGGACACCCGAGAGGCCGTGGCCGCAGGCCGACTCGTACGCGTGCTGGCCGATTGGGATTTCGACAGCGCCCCGGTCACGTTGCTGGTGCCCACGCGGCGCGGTCGTACTGCGCGGCTGCAAGCGCTGATGGCGTTCGTGGAAGACGCGCTGGCTGCTTCGCCGCCGGCGCGTCGCGCGCGCGCTCAGGTAGGCTGA
- a CDS encoding HAD-IA family hydrolase — protein sequence MSDTAASRDAWPRAVLFDLLTALLDSWTVWNRAAGSETAGRTWRAEYLRRTYGCGAYVSYEQLVREAAEHVGLPASAPQALEAEWLTLPAWDGARELLQALRPHCKLAVVTNCSKALGHQAASLLGVEWDVVVTSEEAGFYKPDPRPYRMALDRLGISSTKAAEVAEVAFVAGSGYDLFGTSALGLRTFWHNRVGLARPEGAPAPDCEAPTLAPALDWLRHFRTHA from the coding sequence ATGTCCGATACTGCCGCTTCACGCGACGCCTGGCCGCGCGCCGTACTCTTCGATCTTCTGACCGCCCTGCTCGACTCGTGGACCGTATGGAACCGCGCCGCCGGCAGCGAGACGGCCGGGCGCACATGGCGTGCCGAGTATTTGCGTCGCACCTACGGTTGCGGCGCGTATGTCAGCTATGAACAGTTGGTGCGCGAAGCTGCCGAGCATGTGGGGCTGCCAGCATCAGCGCCGCAAGCCCTCGAAGCCGAATGGCTGACGCTACCGGCATGGGACGGCGCCCGCGAACTGCTTCAGGCGTTGCGTCCGCACTGCAAGCTCGCGGTCGTCACCAATTGCTCCAAGGCACTCGGACATCAAGCGGCGTCGTTGCTCGGCGTCGAGTGGGATGTCGTCGTCACCTCCGAGGAAGCGGGCTTCTACAAGCCGGATCCGCGTCCGTACCGCATGGCGCTCGACAGGCTCGGCATATCGTCAACCAAGGCGGCCGAGGTGGCCGAGGTAGCCTTCGTCGCCGGCTCCGGTTACGACCTGTTCGGCACGTCGGCGCTCGGGCTGCGCACGTTCTGGCACAACCGGGTCGGCCTGGCGCGTCCGGAGGGCGCCCCCGCCCCCGACTGCGAGGCGCCGACCCTCGCGCCCGCGCTCGACTGGCTTCGTCATTTCCGCACTCACGCCTGA